One region of Vigna angularis cultivar LongXiaoDou No.4 chromosome 10, ASM1680809v1, whole genome shotgun sequence genomic DNA includes:
- the LOC108335088 gene encoding WAT1-related protein At5g40240 — protein sequence MTRSATGTGKLLPFIGMMVAMLGQSGSMVVIKVAIKDINEYVMVVYTFALSAILVLPFAVFLHRRSQSPPINFVALCRFFLLASFGSLGTIQAYVGIDLSSPALLSAILNLMPAFTFILALIFKMEQVHWRTSSSQAKVLGTLVSIAGAFVVILYKGPIIYRSHSDNFSNETVQFSSELNWILGGIMCVLDALFTSLWYIYQASVGDTYPTMDVSVIVFFQFLFSMLQCGAYAFFAVKDLSEWKLKVDIGLIGILYQTIIATLLRYLLVMWCIVKAGPLFCALFQPVAIIFTVWMGAIFLGDDFSLGSLVGAAIIVIGFYAVQWGKSKEEYEIAKGVEHLDTESLSHGVPLLADRNT from the exons ATGACGAGATCAGCGACTGGAACTGGCAAACTACTGCCATTTATAGGAATGATGGTGGCTATGCTGGGTCAAAGTGGCAGCATGGTGGTGATCAAGGTTGCTATTAAGGATATCAATGAATATGTCATGGTTGTCTACACTTTTGCACTCTCTGCTATCTTGGTTCTTCCCTTTGCCGTGTTTCTCCACAG GAGGTCACAAAGTCCTCCTATCAATTTCGTTGCACTTTGCAGATTCTTTTTGCTCGCTTCCTTTGG GAGTTTAGGAACTATACAGGCTTATGTTGGCATAGATCTGAGCTCGCCTGCACTGTTATCAGCTATTCTTAACCTCATGCCAGCTTTCACTTTTATACTTGCTCTCATCTTCAA GATGGAGCAAGTACATTGGAGGACTTCTAGCAGCCAAGCTAAAGTGTTAGGAACACTAGTATCAATTGCAGGAGCGTTTGTTGTGATACTGTATAAGGGTCCAATCATCTATAGGTCACATTCGGACAACTTTTCTAACGAAACGGTTCAATTTTCGTCAGAACTAAATTGGATCTTGGGAGGGATAATGTGTGTTCTCGATGCACTCTTTACTTCCTTGTGGTACATATATCAG GCTTCAGTAGGAGACACGTACCCTACTATGGATGTCTCGGTCATTGTATTCTTCCAATTCTTATTTTCAATGCTGCAGTGTGGAGCATATGCTTTCTTTGCTGTGAAGGATTTATCCGAATGGAAACTCAAGGTGGATATAGGGTTGATCGGCATTCTGTATCAG ACAATAATTGCAACATTGCTGCGTTACCTCCTCGTCATGTGGTGCATAGTTAAAGCGGGCCCTTTGTTTTGTGCTTTGTTTCAACCTGTGGCAATCATTTTCACAGTTTGGATGGGTGCAATCTTTCTTGGAGACGATTTCAGTCTCGGAAG TTTGGTTGGTGCGGCTATAATCGTGATCGGATTTTATGCTGTTCAGTGGGGAAAATCGAAAGAGGAGTACGAGATTGCGAAAGGCGTTGAGCACTTGGACACGGAATCACTGAGCCATGGTGTTCCTTTATTGGCAGATAGGAACACGTAG